Proteins encoded together in one Luteimonas fraxinea window:
- a CDS encoding ligand-binding sensor domain-containing diguanylate cyclase encodes MRKKAVASARCACQPVHVDACSVGAVGRVRSIATQLLAATLLACASFTVSAQVPDPVDDPPLSLEMYGLDEGLSQLTVSAMTGDDQGFLWVATQDGLNRFDGHRFRAYRNAPDQPVGGANLVSSSIDSLAFEPQRTRMWLGTNDAGLEVVHLPTWTQRRLGVADGLSHARVVRILLDPAGGAWLGTEAGVDHIDAEIRGARRLGATGEIVGLAWSAARKRPVALDAACGLWSVEADGLVRLPALPGARRCVSLQAGREGLWVLAADAGLFRLDTAARLQRHWSLAVLGVASVDATAMIRLEDGRVLTGYGNGAVVQLAPGRDRPRRLRFDNPPRSAITSFHQGATGAWWIGTYTSGLYRVRPLASVIRHDGAGVGTMDDWDSHSIRAIRRDGARMLIGTDSGLRMRDGPRAGWCAIPGLADLSVRAIERARDGGWWVGTQVGLRRLHVDGRVDIFDGLPDARIDALLAEDEALWIGTRSGVMQLRDGRIEADPRFAAIAGDVVTVLYRDQDGSLWVGTNTRGLWRLRDGVFAQVEPSGAGMHRSVWAIHGDADAIWVGAFAAGLYRIDRATGVSSVLTERDGLTNNVIYRILPDIGGRLWLSTNLGLSVYDPESGIVQNLGRRDGLRNQEYNSGSAYTGSDGLLYFGGTMGVDVIAPMQLPRRSASAHPVLTSLQLLSRQSDTDARSGTETDIVYTPGIDLRDEDSVFTIGMTAIDFLAPAAAQLRYRVDGLHTGWIYPHQARTEFSLNHLPAGHYRLEVQAAGRDGQFGESRVLTIAMPPPPWRHPLAYVLYALLAALAVAFFVRRTRRAVQRERERVELLNRTVAERTAQLEQANRQLQQSNAQLDAATRLDPLTQVPNRRELQEWLAREAVHAPGRRGSDTLFFFMLDIDAFKRINDGHGHQAGDEALVQFAARMRALTRDGDLLLRWGGEEFMLVARLDDADAAAGLAERIRSTVADTPIALAHGASLRMTCSIGFAPWPFSSAWPTLGDWQQTTAIADRCLYAAKDGGRDAWVGLVPGLDADRPRLQALLSGADPVTLGNAVRLLHSTVTPPRFER; translated from the coding sequence TTGCGTAAGAAAGCCGTCGCCAGCGCGCGCTGCGCGTGCCAGCCAGTGCATGTCGATGCGTGCAGCGTCGGCGCGGTCGGCCGTGTGCGCAGCATCGCGACGCAGCTGCTGGCCGCGACGCTGCTGGCGTGCGCGTCGTTCACCGTGTCGGCGCAGGTGCCCGACCCGGTCGACGATCCGCCGCTGAGCCTGGAGATGTACGGCCTCGACGAAGGCCTGTCGCAGCTGACGGTCTCGGCAATGACCGGCGACGACCAGGGCTTTCTGTGGGTCGCGACGCAGGACGGCCTCAACCGCTTCGACGGTCATCGCTTCCGCGCGTACCGCAACGCGCCCGACCAGCCGGTCGGCGGCGCGAATCTGGTCAGCAGCAGCATCGACAGCCTCGCCTTCGAGCCGCAGCGCACGCGCATGTGGCTGGGCACGAACGATGCCGGTCTGGAAGTCGTACATCTGCCGACGTGGACGCAGCGCCGGCTCGGCGTCGCCGACGGGCTGTCGCATGCGCGCGTGGTGCGCATCCTGCTCGATCCGGCCGGCGGCGCATGGCTGGGCACCGAGGCCGGCGTGGATCACATCGACGCCGAGATCCGCGGCGCACGCAGGCTGGGCGCGACCGGCGAGATCGTCGGTCTCGCGTGGTCGGCGGCGCGCAAGCGCCCCGTCGCCCTCGATGCGGCGTGCGGGCTGTGGTCGGTCGAAGCGGACGGACTGGTAAGGCTGCCGGCATTGCCTGGCGCGCGGCGTTGCGTGTCGCTGCAGGCAGGCCGCGAAGGCCTGTGGGTGCTCGCCGCCGATGCCGGCCTGTTCCGGCTCGATACCGCCGCGCGTCTGCAGCGGCACTGGTCACTGGCCGTGCTCGGCGTGGCCAGCGTCGACGCGACGGCGATGATCCGGCTCGAAGACGGCCGCGTGCTGACCGGTTACGGCAACGGTGCGGTAGTGCAGCTCGCGCCCGGCCGCGACCGGCCGCGACGCCTGCGCTTCGACAATCCGCCGCGCAGTGCGATCACCAGTTTCCATCAGGGCGCGACCGGCGCGTGGTGGATCGGCACCTACACCTCGGGCCTGTATCGCGTGCGGCCGCTGGCTTCGGTGATCCGTCACGACGGCGCGGGCGTCGGCACGATGGACGACTGGGACAGCCACAGCATCCGCGCGATCCGTCGCGACGGCGCGCGCATGCTGATCGGCACCGACAGCGGTCTGCGCATGCGCGACGGTCCGCGTGCGGGCTGGTGTGCGATCCCCGGACTCGCGGACCTGTCGGTACGCGCGATCGAACGCGCGCGCGATGGCGGCTGGTGGGTCGGCACCCAGGTCGGCCTGCGTCGTCTGCACGTTGACGGCCGCGTCGACATCTTCGACGGCCTGCCAGATGCGCGCATCGACGCGCTGCTGGCCGAAGACGAGGCGCTGTGGATCGGCACGCGCAGCGGCGTGATGCAGCTGCGCGACGGACGAATCGAGGCCGATCCGCGCTTCGCGGCGATCGCCGGCGACGTGGTGACGGTGCTCTACCGCGACCAGGACGGCAGCCTGTGGGTGGGCACCAATACGCGCGGCCTGTGGCGGCTGCGCGACGGCGTGTTCGCGCAGGTCGAGCCCTCCGGCGCGGGCATGCACCGCTCGGTGTGGGCGATCCACGGCGACGCGGATGCGATCTGGGTCGGCGCATTCGCGGCCGGTCTGTACCGCATCGATCGCGCGACCGGTGTGTCCTCGGTGCTGACCGAACGCGACGGTCTGACCAACAACGTGATCTACCGGATCCTGCCCGACATCGGCGGGCGCCTGTGGCTGAGCACCAATCTCGGCCTGAGCGTCTACGACCCCGAGAGCGGCATCGTGCAGAACCTCGGCCGACGCGACGGTCTGCGCAACCAGGAATACAACAGCGGCTCGGCCTACACCGGCAGCGACGGCCTGCTGTACTTCGGCGGCACGATGGGCGTGGACGTGATCGCGCCGATGCAGCTGCCGCGGCGCAGCGCGTCCGCGCATCCGGTGCTGACCAGCCTGCAACTGCTGAGCCGCCAGTCCGACACCGATGCGCGCAGCGGCACCGAGACCGACATCGTCTACACGCCCGGCATCGATCTGCGCGACGAGGACAGCGTCTTCACCATCGGCATGACCGCGATCGATTTCCTCGCGCCAGCCGCCGCGCAGTTGCGCTATCGCGTCGACGGCCTGCACACCGGCTGGATCTATCCGCACCAGGCGCGCACCGAGTTCTCGCTCAACCATCTGCCGGCGGGGCACTACCGGCTGGAAGTGCAGGCCGCGGGCCGCGACGGCCAGTTCGGCGAATCGCGCGTGCTGACGATCGCGATGCCACCACCGCCGTGGCGGCATCCGCTGGCCTATGTGCTGTACGCATTGCTGGCGGCGCTGGCCGTGGCGTTCTTCGTGCGGCGCACGCGGCGCGCGGTGCAGCGCGAACGCGAGCGCGTCGAGCTGCTCAATCGCACCGTCGCCGAGCGCACCGCGCAGCTGGAACAGGCCAACCGGCAGCTGCAGCAGAGCAACGCCCAGCTCGATGCGGCCACGCGCCTCGACCCGCTCACCCAGGTGCCGAACCGTCGCGAGCTGCAGGAATGGCTGGCCCGCGAAGCCGTGCACGCGCCCGGCCGGCGCGGCTCGGACACGCTGTTCTTCTTCATGCTCGACATCGATGCGTTCAAGCGCATCAACGACGGCCACGGCCATCAGGCCGGCGACGAAGCGCTGGTGCAGTTCGCTGCGCGCATGCGCGCCCTGACCCGCGACGGCGATCTGCTGCTGCGCTGGGGCGGCGAGGAATTCATGCTCGTCGCGCGGCTCGACGATGCTGATGCCGCGGCCGGTCTGGCCGAACGCATCCGCAGCACCGTGGCCGACACGCCGATCGCACTCGCGCATGGCGCGAGCCTGCGCATGACCTGCTCGATCGGCTTCGCGCCGTGGCCGTTCTCGTCCGCGTGGCCGACGCTCGGCGACTGGCAGCAGACCACCGCAATCGCCGACCGCTGCCTCTACGCCGCGAAAGACGGCGGCCGTGATGCCTGGGTGGGCCTGGTGCCGGGGCTCGATGCGGATCGACCGCGTCTGCAGGCGCTGCTGTCAGGCGCCGATCCGGTGACGCTCGGCAATGCGGTGCGGCTGCTGCATTCGACGGTGACGCCGCCGCGGTTCGAGCGTTGA
- a CDS encoding flavohemoglobin expression-modulating QEGLA motif protein, producing the protein MPESPMPDAIAHHAALDARMVAAARGIRVLSLASWPPEAQQRFLSVFAVGRREMPEIAYPVLDFTDTRRKLAAIGAAADTGHPLGAYIGESTQAWDEAAQLLESLGTPAASGHAIALYGRPDAALPGGALTTCDAARHFIHIADELDPGLLADVEHPTLDAATLQAQLQTDLDAHFGTRVVAVELDPGMIAKAAAGAYRLRLRSDARYSIHDREQLLQHEAFVHSLTALNGREQPLLPSLAMSSPRTTCTQEGLAVFAEQITGSIDIGRMKRVSLRIEAIARALDGADFLQVFDYFHDAGQSAAESFASAQRVFRGVPLTGGHAFTKDAVYLRGLIDVHTFFRQALAAQRLPLCRQLFAGKMTLDDVRRLSPLFDDGTLAPPRWLPPWLERTGGLAGMLAFSLFANRIRIDQL; encoded by the coding sequence CTGCCGGAGTCCCCGATGCCCGACGCCATCGCCCATCACGCCGCGCTCGATGCGCGCATGGTCGCGGCCGCGCGCGGGATCCGGGTGTTGAGTCTGGCGAGCTGGCCGCCCGAGGCGCAGCAGCGATTCCTGTCCGTGTTCGCGGTCGGGCGCCGGGAGATGCCGGAGATCGCGTATCCGGTGCTGGACTTTACCGACACCCGCCGAAAACTCGCCGCGATCGGCGCCGCCGCCGATACCGGGCATCCACTCGGCGCCTACATCGGCGAATCGACGCAGGCCTGGGACGAGGCCGCGCAGTTGCTGGAATCGCTCGGCACCCCTGCGGCCAGCGGCCACGCGATCGCGCTCTACGGGCGACCGGATGCGGCGCTGCCCGGCGGTGCGCTGACGACCTGTGATGCCGCGCGGCACTTCATCCACATCGCCGACGAACTCGATCCCGGCCTGCTCGCCGATGTCGAACATCCGACGCTCGATGCCGCCACGCTGCAGGCGCAGTTGCAGACTGATCTCGATGCGCACTTCGGCACGCGCGTGGTCGCGGTGGAACTCGATCCGGGCATGATCGCCAAGGCCGCAGCCGGTGCGTATCGCCTGCGTCTGCGCAGCGACGCGCGCTACTCGATTCACGACCGCGAACAGCTGCTGCAGCACGAGGCCTTCGTGCATTCGCTGACCGCGCTCAACGGCCGCGAGCAACCGCTGCTGCCGAGCCTGGCGATGTCGTCGCCGCGCACGACCTGCACGCAGGAAGGACTGGCGGTGTTCGCCGAGCAGATCACCGGCAGCATCGACATCGGCCGGATGAAGCGGGTGAGCCTGCGCATCGAGGCGATCGCGCGTGCACTCGACGGCGCGGATTTCCTGCAGGTGTTCGATTACTTTCACGACGCCGGGCAATCGGCAGCGGAAAGCTTCGCGTCCGCGCAACGCGTGTTCCGCGGCGTGCCGCTGACCGGTGGGCATGCCTTTACCAAGGACGCGGTGTATCTGCGCGGGCTGATCGACGTGCACACGTTTTTCCGCCAGGCCCTGGCCGCGCAGCGTCTGCCGCTGTGCCGGCAACTGTTCGCCGGCAAGATGACGCTCGACGACGTGCGACGCCTGTCACCCCTGTTCGACGACGGCACGCTCGCACCGCCGCGCTGGTTGCCGCCGTGGCTGGAGCGCACCGGCGGGCTGGCCGGCATGCTCGCGTTCTCGCTGTTCGCGAACCGGATCCGGATCGATCAGCTGTAA
- the rsgA gene encoding ribosome small subunit-dependent GTPase A — protein MNPADPSPPDAALRAIGWPFDGAPSGLWAEVMATHAQALPMRVVEQHRSGYLVAGAPGEAIAVESLPDWLRRSGYRKGTIAPEDRAAVGDWVLVEDGKRIVAMLPRRSAIKRAAAGEHYKQQLIAANIDTVLVVCGLDADFNPRRIERYLLLVQGGGTPVIVLTKADKPEADIAAAVAALTEIAGLGVAVVPVNARDHDSAAVLHRWLGPGMTAVLVGSSGAGKSTLTNSLLGVERMKTAAVRETDDRGRHTTTHRALIPLPSGACLIDTPGMRELKPTGEEDLSEGGFADVEAVAAQCRFRDCTHGDEPGCAVWEAVDAGTLDPGRLGSYLKLRDELAGAAGQLATRMAQKVESRPSGKKPGAKTGGRPGVKPAKRGSDWTKEE, from the coding sequence TTGAACCCCGCCGATCCGAGTCCCCCAGACGCCGCGCTGCGCGCGATCGGCTGGCCCTTCGACGGCGCCCCGTCGGGCCTCTGGGCCGAGGTCATGGCCACGCACGCACAGGCACTGCCGATGCGCGTGGTCGAGCAGCACCGCTCCGGATATCTGGTCGCCGGCGCGCCGGGCGAGGCGATCGCGGTCGAATCGCTGCCCGACTGGTTGCGCCGCAGCGGCTACCGCAAGGGCACGATCGCGCCGGAAGACCGCGCTGCGGTCGGCGACTGGGTGCTGGTCGAAGACGGCAAACGCATCGTTGCGATGCTGCCCCGGCGCAGCGCGATCAAGCGCGCCGCCGCCGGTGAGCACTACAAGCAGCAGCTGATCGCCGCGAACATCGACACCGTGCTGGTGGTCTGCGGACTCGACGCCGATTTCAATCCGCGCCGCATCGAGCGCTATCTGCTGCTGGTGCAGGGCGGCGGCACGCCGGTGATTGTGCTGACCAAGGCCGACAAGCCCGAGGCCGACATCGCCGCCGCCGTGGCCGCGCTGACCGAGATCGCCGGGCTCGGTGTGGCTGTAGTGCCGGTCAACGCGCGCGACCATGACAGCGCCGCGGTACTGCACCGCTGGCTCGGCCCCGGCATGACCGCAGTGCTCGTCGGTAGTTCCGGCGCGGGCAAGTCCACGCTGACCAACAGTTTGCTCGGCGTCGAACGCATGAAGACCGCCGCGGTGCGCGAAACCGACGACCGCGGCCGCCACACCACGACCCACCGCGCGCTGATTCCGCTGCCGTCGGGCGCCTGCCTGATCGACACGCCCGGCATGCGCGAACTCAAGCCGACCGGCGAAGAGGACCTGTCGGAAGGCGGATTCGCCGACGTCGAAGCGGTCGCGGCGCAATGCCGTTTCCGCGACTGCACGCATGGCGACGAACCGGGCTGCGCGGTGTGGGAGGCGGTTGATGCGGGCACGCTCGATCCGGGGCGCCTGGGCAGTTACCTGAAGCTGCGCGACGAACTCGCCGGCGCCGCGGGCCAGCTCGCGACGCGGATGGCGCAGAAGGTGGAGAGTCGGCCGTCCGGAAAAAAACCGGGTGCGAAGACGGGGGGGCGTCCGGGGGTGAAGCCGGCGAAGCGTGGGTCGGATTGGACGAAGGAGGAGTAG